In Azospirillum thermophilum, the genomic stretch CCGGCGCAGCCAGCCGGACAGTGCGGACATCGAGACCCGCAGCTTGGCCGGGTCGGGCGAGGCGACGGCGTCGGGATCCGCCAGCGGCCCCTCGCGATAGCGCCCGGCCCCCTCGTCGATCCCGGCATAGAGCAGGCCGTGGAAGGCGGCGATCGTCCGTTCGGTGACGATGCCGCCCGGCTGGTAGGACAGGCGGGCCATCAGCTCCAGCGCCTTGCGGTGGTTGAGCGCCAGACGCTGCATCGCCGGGTCGCGGTTGCGCAGCGCGGGAGAGCCGCGCTGGAACAGCGTCTTCACCTCAGCGGCGGTCAGGGGGCCGCCTTCCACGCCGAGCCCGGACAGGGTCAGCTCCAGCTCGAACCGGTCGGCGATGTCGGTGACGACCCGCATCGGCAGGGGACGGGCCTTGTCGAGAAGCCGCTTCTTTTCCGCGATATCGTCGAGCAGAGCCATCCGTCGCCCCTCCCCTCGCCCCGGCCAGTTCCACCATCCGTCATATAGCCTGTCCGCCGCACAGGGAAGACCAAGCTTGGCGGCCGGCGGCACACCCCCTGCGGGAATTTGCCGCTTTTACGACAACAGCGGCCCGGCCTAGGATTCGCCACGGCCTCCCCCAGACACGACCACGCGCCGGTGCGCAACCATGCCGGCGCGGACGTGCAGCCACGAAGGGGAACCGGGTCGCACGGGGATTGGCGCCATGGACCACGTCGCCTGGGACGAAACGATGAGCGTCGGCGTCGCCATACTGGACGACGACCACAAGAAGCTGCTCGACATGTTCAACGGGCTGCTGCGCACGGGCATCACCGCGGGCAACCGCGACGACCTCTGCGCCCTGCTCGGCAGCCTGCGCGCCTACACGACCGTCCATTTCGCCCGGGAGGAGGAGTGGATGGAGAGCCACGGCTTCCCCGAGCTGCCGGCGCACAAGGCGGCCCACCGGTACTTCGTGGAGGAGGTCGAGAAGCTGCACCGCGACTTCGAGGGCAGCAACACCACGATGCTGCGCGTCGACCTGATCCTTCTGCTGAAGGAATGGTTCATCGAGCACATCCAGCATGTGGACGCGCAGTACCGGCCCTATGGCGGCGGCACCGCCCCTCACTGAGCCCCCCGACCGAAGCGGACGGTCAGCGCACCCAGGCCACGCGGAAGGGGCGCTGCACCCCGTCATGCTCGGTGACGGCGACATAGTCGCCGGGAACGAAGCGGTGACGGTCGAACCGGAAGATCGGCTCGTCGTCGTCCGTATCGTCCTCCTCGTAATCGAACAGCCAGACCGACCCGCGCTGGACCAGCCGGCCGGTCTGGTCGTCCTCGCCGCGCCAGAAGCGGTGGACCGTGCAGTCCTGCTCGTGGAGCCGCCATTCGACCGGGTCGAACTGCCCGTCCTCGGTCAGCGGGGCGGTGAACTCGTAGCCATGCTCGGCGCTGCCGTCGGGATGATCGGCGGTGCGCGCCAGTTCCAGGCGGATGGTCTTCAAGGGCATGGGCGGTCTCCGAAGGTCGTCGCGGCGGCGGCGCGGGGGCGGGGAAGCCCGCCCGCAGCAACGACAATCGGCGGGTGGCGCGGACGTTCCGCCGCCACCCGAAAGAGCAGAGCCCCGATCAGAGGCCCGGATGGCCGGCGACGAACCCCCTCAACACGTCCTGAAGCTCCGCCACATGGGCGAGCCGGCCGTGCGCCCGCGCCACGGCGATGTCCTCGCGGATCATGCCAGCGATCCGCCGGGCGGCGTCCGGGGCATGGACGAGGCAGCAGCCGATCTCGACCGCCACCATCTCCGGCACATGCTCGTGCTCGGCGATGGCGTCGATCTCCGCCTCGGTCAGGTCGCTCAGCGCGATGCAGTCTGTAATGGTGATCATGGCACGCTCCTCCCTCGCGGGCCGGGATCCTCGCGGGTCGAACCCCTGCGGGTGACCATCGACCGGCGTGGAGGGCGTGCCTGTTGGACGGCGAAGCGCCGCGCGTCTGGTCAGTGGGCCATCAGCACCGGGAGCCCGGCGTGATTGAGCACATAGCGGGTAACGCCACCCAGGATCATTTCCCGCATTCTGCTGTGGCCGTAGCCCCCCATGACGAGGAGGTCGGCGCCCAGTTCCGCGGCTTTCTCGGTAACCGCTTGTCCGACGGGTTCCGATCCGGGTTTGACAATAGTTAACTCAGGGTTAATGCCTTGCCAAGCCAGATAGTCCGCAATGCGACGTCCCGCCGCAGCCTGGGTGACCGAGGTCTCGGCCGTCAGCACCAGCACCCGGTCGGCGCTGCGGATGAAGGGCAGGGCGCCGCTGACCGCGCGGGCGGCCTCGATCGTGCCGTTCCAGGCGAGCGCCACGGTGCGGCCGATCTCCGCCGGCACCACCTTGGGCACCAGCATCAGCGGCCGGCCGCCGGTCATCAGCGCCGTTTCCATGGTCGCATAGCCCTGGGCGTCCTGGTCCGGGTCGGTGTGGGCGAAGACCAGCAGGTCGGCGAGCCGGGCTTCGGCCGGCACCACCTCGTCGGTGCGGCCGACGATCTCGCGCCAGCGGGCCGACGGCTCCTCCACCGTGGTGGGGGCGTCGCGCAGCTCGATCCCCGCGGCCTGGACCGCCGCGTCGAAATGGCGGCGGGCGGCCAGCAGATGGGTGTTCGCCTCGGTCTCCGCCGCGCGCATGATCTCGTCCACCATGGCGCCGGACATGCCTTCGCCCAGCATGGGGACGGCGTCGCGCGGGTCCAGCCTCACGAAGAGGGCCTCGACATGGGCGTCGAAATCGCGCGCCACCGACAGGGCGGCGTTCAGGGCGACCGGATCGTTGTCGGTACCGCCGAGCGGCACGAGGATTGTCTTCAGGGACATGACTTCCTCCCGGGCCGGCCCGACCGGCCCTTCAGGACGGTGGATGGCAAAAGCGGCGGCTGGCCGGACCATCGTTTCAGTACCGCCGGAGACGACGCGGTGCTGGCATCATGCCAGGGCGCCTTCCGGCTCGCTCCTGCCAAGCGGAATTAGGCCAGTCTTTTCCGGGCCTCGGCAAGGACATCCGCGGCAACCCTGCCAGCACCGATACGCATCCAGCAGATTTGACCCAGGTCATAGGCTTCCTGCCGCTCTGCAACCTCTGCGGTTGCGTCGGATGCATCCTTGCGGCGATTTGACACACGGTCGATCCGCAAGTCCAGCGGCGCCTCCAGCCAGATGCCGTCGAATCGGACGGCGGCCCGGCGGGCGACCGACTCGAACAGGTCGCGCTCGTCCGGCCGGGCGCAGACCGCGTCGACCACCGCCGCGTGGCCGGCCGCCAGCACCTGCCCCGCCCGCTCCGCCAGCAGGGCGTAGACCCGCTCCGTCACGCCCGGCGCATAGCCCCCGGCCGGCAGCCGCTCCGTCTCCGCCACGCCGAACAGCGCCTTGCGCACCGAATCGGAGCGCAGCACCACCGCCCCCGGGGCCGGCCCCAGCGACGGGGCGAGCCCGCGCGCCAGCACCGACTTGCCGGTGCCCGACAGCCCGCCGACCGCCACCAGCCGGGCGGCCGCCGGTTCCAGCGCCGCCGCGGCGCGACCCAGATAGGCGACCGCCTCGGCCGCCGCCCCGGCATCACCGGGCTTCAGCGCGGCGACGGTCCCCGCAATCTTGGCGCGCACCGCGGCGCGGACCGAGAGGAACAGCGGCAGCGCCGCCAGCCCGGCGAGGTCTCCGGTCACCTCCAGATAGCGGTTGAGCACCGCGTTCCCCAGCGGCCGCAGCCCGCGATGCTCCAGATCCATCAGCAGGAAGGCGAGGTCGTAGAGGACGTCGACGACCGCGAAGGCGGGGTCGAACTCGATGGCGTCGAACAGGGTCGGCCGGCCGTCCAGCAGGACGATGTTGCGCAGATGCAGGTCGCCGTGGCAGTGGCGGACGAAGCCGGAGCGCCGCCGCTCCTCCAGCAGCGGGTCGAGCCGCGCCAGCGCCTGCATCGACAGGACGGCGAGCCGCTCCACCCGGGCGGGCGGGAAGAGCGACGGGCTGGCCCGCAGTTCCTCCAGGTTCTCCTCCACCACCGGCCGCAGGGACGGGCCGTCGGGCCGGCGCTCCGCCACCGCATGGAAGGCGGCGACGGCGTCGGCCAGACCGCGCATCAGGTCGGACGTCAGGCCGCCGGCCGTTGCCATGCGGTCGAACAGCGCCCCGTCCGGGAAGCGGCGCATCACCACCACCCAGTCCAGCACCTCCCCCGCCCCGCCGAGCGCCAGCGTCCCGTCGCTGCGGCGCACCACCGGCTCCACCCCCTGGTAGAGCTCCGGGGCGGTCCGCCGGTTGAGGGTCAGCTCCGCCTCGCAGGCGGCGCGCCGCCGGTCGGATGTCGAGAAGTCGAGATAGGGGTAGCGCACCGCCCGCTTCAGCTTCACCGCGCGGTCGCCGGCCAGGAAGACCATGGCCGCATGGGTGTCGATCCGCTGCACCGCGGCACCACCATGGGTGCGCGGGTCGGCGAGGAAGGCGACGACGTCCCGCTGGTCCCGATCCTCGGGACCCGGGACCGGCCGCGCCGATTCGGGCGGGTCGTGCTGCATGGCAGCAGGATACCACGAACCGGGCCCTGTCGTGCGGATTGTGCAGCGCGTTTCCGGCGCACAATGGGGGGAGGACCGGGATCCTCCTTCCGCATCAGCGGCTTGCCATCGACCGTTCGCAGGCGGCCGTTGTGCATCGACGGCTGCGCGCCCGGCCGCCATGGATGGAGTCCGGCCGTCGACCGCGGCAGGATACGGGAGAGCCGGGGACCGCGGCAAGACGAGCCGGCAACACGGCTGCCACACCACCCCGCGAAGCACCCGCAATACCTGTGTCAAATGCATCCGGCGCCGCCTTTCCGGTTGACGCGGCGCAGCAGGAGTCCGACATCAAAGGGGTAGTGCCGATACACCCCTCGCAGGGGTGCGAGCCGCATTATTATCAAGGGGGCACGGCCACCCGTCGGGCCGGTTCGCTTGTCTCGGAGGCTGCTCGCCGTGAGCCGACTGCCCGTCGCCAACGCCCTGACCTGCCTGGCCTTCGCAGCCGCGGCCCTGCTGTCGGCGACCGGACCGGCATCGGCGCAGGACAGCGGCGACCGGATCGGCTCCTGGAAGGTCGGCGGGCTCGCCTATGCCGTGGGGACCCAGAGCGAGACCAGGGTGTCGGACCTGCTGCAGGACAAGGTGCGCATCGGCGCCTCGCTGATCCCGCAGCTCGAATCCGTCGCCACCGTCCGGCCCTTCCTGTCCGCCGCCCCGTCCACCCCGGACATGGCGGGGGCCTCGGGCCTCGGCAACGTGCGCGCCGGCATCCTGATCGACGTGCCGCTCGGTTCCTTCGTCTTCACGCCCAGCTTCGGGGCCGGCTCTCTCGCCCGCTCCCCCCGCGAGAGCGGACCGACCACCGAGTTCCGCTCGCAGCTCGAACTGGGATATGAGTTCGACAACAAGTCGCGCTTCAGCCTGGGCTACAGCCGCATCGCCACCGACGGCAACCCGACGGACGGCACCGTGCCGGTCAACAATGTCTTCGGGCTCTATTACCGCCTGCCCTTCGGCGGTCAATGAAACCCATCATCCGGAAGTGAATCGTCGGCACGGTGACCTGCGGCAATTGGGGCGAATCCTCTTAACCGCATCTTAATCATGCACAGGTCAAGTGGACCCCGTAGAAAAACGCTCCTGGGGAACACACCATGGCCACCAAGCGCAAGTCCGCCGCCACCGCCGCTCCGGCTGCCGCCCCGGTTGCGGAGGTCGCCGCCCCCGACACCAGCGTCGGCGCGGAAGTCATCCTCCGCACCAACTTCGCTCAGGTCGAGCAGGACTCCGTCGCCCTGCTGCACGCCGCCAGCCTGCTGATCGAGGCGGACACGCCGGAGAAGGTCAGCTTCGCGCTCGACCACAACCTGAAGCTCTGGGTCGCGATCAAGACCGTGCTGGTCAACGACGAGTGCCCGCTGGAGCCGGAGGTGAAGGCCAACCTGCGCAATCTGGCGCAGTATGTCTCCACCACCACGATGGAGGCGACCCAGGGCACCATCGAGGCGCGGCGGCTGGTGTCGCTGGCCCGCATCAACATGAACATCTCCGAGGGCCTGCTGCGCGGCGGCCAGAACAAGCTGATCGCCGAGCGCGCCTACGAGATCTGGGAGCAGGAGGGCCG encodes the following:
- a CDS encoding Fic family protein, producing MALLDDIAEKKRLLDKARPLPMRVVTDIADRFELELTLSGLGVEGGPLTAAEVKTLFQRGSPALRNRDPAMQRLALNHRKALELMARLSYQPGGIVTERTIAAFHGLLYAGIDEGAGRYREGPLADPDAVASPDPAKLRVSMSALSGWLRRTEPSPDAAFEAHHRLMSVRPFAAGNAATALMLCNLLLNRSGYPPVFVKADDRILFADLVERAWSVGDKTPYRELMMRFLDQSLELCLVSVANGFPDPTDVMEVDESA
- a CDS encoding bacteriohemerythrin, encoding MDHVAWDETMSVGVAILDDDHKKLLDMFNGLLRTGITAGNRDDLCALLGSLRAYTTVHFAREEEWMESHGFPELPAHKAAHRYFVEEVEKLHRDFEGSNTTMLRVDLILLLKEWFIEHIQHVDAQYRPYGGGTAPH
- a CDS encoding universal stress protein; its protein translation is MSLKTILVPLGGTDNDPVALNAALSVARDFDAHVEALFVRLDPRDAVPMLGEGMSGAMVDEIMRAAETEANTHLLAARRHFDAAVQAAGIELRDAPTTVEEPSARWREIVGRTDEVVPAEARLADLLVFAHTDPDQDAQGYATMETALMTGGRPLMLVPKVVPAEIGRTVALAWNGTIEAARAVSGALPFIRSADRVLVLTAETSVTQAAAGRRIADYLAWQGINPELTIVKPGSEPVGQAVTEKAAELGADLLVMGGYGHSRMREMILGGVTRYVLNHAGLPVLMAH
- a CDS encoding AAA family ATPase — encoded protein: MQHDPPESARPVPGPEDRDQRDVVAFLADPRTHGGAAVQRIDTHAAMVFLAGDRAVKLKRAVRYPYLDFSTSDRRRAACEAELTLNRRTAPELYQGVEPVVRRSDGTLALGGAGEVLDWVVVMRRFPDGALFDRMATAGGLTSDLMRGLADAVAAFHAVAERRPDGPSLRPVVEENLEELRASPSLFPPARVERLAVLSMQALARLDPLLEERRRSGFVRHCHGDLHLRNIVLLDGRPTLFDAIEFDPAFAVVDVLYDLAFLLMDLEHRGLRPLGNAVLNRYLEVTGDLAGLAALPLFLSVRAAVRAKIAGTVAALKPGDAGAAAEAVAYLGRAAAALEPAAARLVAVGGLSGTGKSVLARGLAPSLGPAPGAVVLRSDSVRKALFGVAETERLPAGGYAPGVTERVYALLAERAGQVLAAGHAAVVDAVCARPDERDLFESVARRAAVRFDGIWLEAPLDLRIDRVSNRRKDASDATAEVAERQEAYDLGQICWMRIGAGRVAADVLAEARKRLA
- a CDS encoding DUF2934 domain-containing protein, with amino-acid sequence MATKRKSAATAAPAAAPVAEVAAPDTSVGAEVILRTNFAQVEQDSVALLHAASLLIEADTPEKVSFALDHNLKLWVAIKTVLVNDECPLEPEVKANLRNLAQYVSTTTMEATQGTIEARRLVSLARINMNISEGLLRGGQNKLIAERAYEIWEQEGRPEGRDQEHWLRAEAEISGKLQD